The Kitasatospora albolonga nucleotide sequence CCGTCGCCCTCATCGCCGGTGGCCACACCTTCGGCAAGACGCACGGCGCGGGCCCGGCCGAGAGCGTCGGCGCGGACCCCGAGGGCGCCCCGCTGGAGGAGCAGGGCCTCGGCTGGCGCAGCTCGTACAAGTCGGGCAAGGGCGGGGACGCCATCACCAGCGGTCTGGAGGTGACCTGGACCAGCACCCCGACCAAGTGGGGCAACGAGTTCTTCCACAACCTCTTCGCGTACGAGTACGAGCTGACCAAGTCGCCGGCCGGGGCGCACCAGTGGGTCGCCAAGGACGCCGAGGCGACCATCCCGGACGCGCACGACGCGTCGAAGAAGCACAAGCCGCAGATGCTCACCACGGACCTGTCGCTGCGCTTCGACCCGGCGTACGAGCAGATCTCGCGCCGCTTCCACGAGAACCCGGAAGAGTTCGCGGACGCCTTCGCCCGCGCCTGGTACAAGCTGACGCACCGTGACATGGGACCGATCCAGCGCTACTTGGGCCCCGAGGTGCCCTCCGAGGTGCTGCTGTGGCAGGACCCGCTGCCCGCGCGCACCGAGGAGCCGCTGGACGCCGCGGAGGCCGCCGCGCTCAAGGAGCAGATCCTCGCCACGGACCTGACGGTGGCTCAGCTGGTCTCGGCCGCCTGGGCCTCGGCCGCGTCCTTCCGCGGCAGCGACAAGCGCGGCGGCGCCAACGGCGCCCGGGTCCGGCTGGAGCCGCAGCGCGGCTGGGAGGCGAACGACCCGGACGAGCTGGCCCAGGTCCTGCGCGCCCTCGAAGGCATCAAGGAGTCCTTCGACGCCAAGGGCGGCAAGAAGGTCTCGCTGGCCGACCTGATCGTCCTGGCGGGCAACGCGGCCGTCGAGCAGGCGGCCAAGGACGCGGGCGTCGAGGTCGAGGTGCCGTTCACCCCGGGCCGGGTCGACGCCACGCAGGAGCAGACGGACATCGAGTCCTTCGCCGCCCTGGAGCCCGCGTACGACGGCTTCCGGAACTACGTCGGCAAGGGCACCCGCCTCCCCGCCGAGTACCTGCTCCTGGACCGCGCCAACCTGCTGACGCTGAGCGCCCCGGAGACCACCGTCCTGGTCGGCGGCCTGCGCGTGCTGGGCGCCAACACCGGCGGCTCGAAGCACGGCGTCCTCACCGACCGCCCGGGCACGCTGACCAACGACTTCTTCGTGAACCTGCTCGACCTGGGCATCACCTGGAAGTCGACGTCGTCGGCGCAGGACGAGTTCGAGGCCCGCGACGCGAGCGGCCAGGTCAAGTGGACCGGCACCCGCGCCGACCTGGTCTTCGGCTCCAACTCCGAGCTCCGCGCCCTCGCCGAGGTCTACGCCAGCGACGACGCCCGGCAGAAGTTCGTGACGGACTTCGTCGCCGCCTGGGCCAAGGTCATGGACCTGGACCGCTTCGACCTGGTCTGACCGTTCCGGCCGCGGGGGCGGGGGCGCACCTGCCCCCGCCCCCGCGGCACGTCACAGGTCACACACGTCACAACAGACCGGATGAACCGCCATCGCGCCCGGAGCGGGGCGCTGGCTGCTCGTCGTCGAGTCGCTGAAGAATCTTCGTGAAGTCTCCGGCGTCGAGCAGGTCGGCGAAGACCTGGGTCATGTTGTCGATACCGGGTTCCCGGGCCATCAGCCCGTCAGAACACCAGAAGTAGCTGCCGCCGAACTCCTCGCCTGTTCGCGACCACCTCTTCATCAGGCGCTCGGCCTCGGCGACCGTGAACACGGTCGCGCTCCAGCGGGAGCCGTCCGCCACCAGCCGTACTTCCACGTCCACGTTGCAGACGGCATCCAGGTCTTCGCCCTCACCGGGCAGGAAGGACGCCTCGAACCGATCTGTGCGGACGCGGTACCAGGGTTCGTCCCAGCCCTGATCGGTCTCCTTGCCCCCGGTGTCGGTCATCCCGGGAGTATGCCCATCCGGCTCGACGCGCTCAACCGGGTTCTCCGAGACCGGAGGGGGCAGCCGAGCGGTTACTGCCGACGCCCCCGCCGCGCGGCCGGGTCAGAGGTCGCCGTCGAACGTCAGCTTCCTGACCAGTTCTCCGTCCCGGAAGCAGAACCGGAATATCGTCGAGGTGTCTTCGGCGTCGTCGGACGCGAAGTGCCGGCAGGTCGCTCCCTCGGGCAGCGGCGGGCCCGCGTCGCCCAGGTCGGCGGTCAGGAACGAGTCCTCGTCCGGCAGCCTGTCCTGTACGTCGTCCTCAGGGTCTCCCACCTTCACCGATTCGTAGACCTCCGGCGGAATCGTGGCCTTGTCCACCTCCTCCATCAGCGCGCTCACCCCCCAGGCCCCCAGGGCGATCACGCCCACCACGAGGACGACGGCGGTGCCCGCACAGCCCAGGGCCAGCTTTCCCCTGCGGCTCATGATGGCGGCGAAATCCCCCCGGTCCTCCCGCGCACCGGACGGAGCGATGGCCACGTCACCGGCGTACGCCGACGTAGGCCCGGCCGGGTCCGAGAACTCAGGACCGGGCCGGTCGGACACCGCGCCCGGGTGCCCGGCACCGGCCTCGCCCGTACCGGAGCCGGAGCCCGTACCGGAGCCGTAGGGCAGCATGCCCGCGACGCGGAACCCGCCGTCCGCCGTGGGACCGGTGTGCAGCATGCCGCCGACCAGCCGAATGCGTTCCGCCATGCCGGTCAGCCCCTGGCCACCGCTGACCACCGGCGGGCCCGCCGAACTCCCGTGCTTCGGCGGCCCGTTGGTGACCTCCACGATCAAGGTGTCGGGCTCGTACCGCAGGGCGAGGCTGATCGGGGCGCCCGGCGCGTGCTTGTGGGCGTTGGTCAGGCCCTCCTGGGCCACCCGGTAGGCCGCGTGATCGGCCGCCGGGGCCAACGGCCGTACGGAGCCGGACCGGTGGATCTCGACCGTCGCACCCGCGGCCCTGGAGGACGCGACCAGGTCGTCGATGGACGCCAGGACCCGGCCGGGCCGCTGTTCGCCGCCCGCGCCGGACACGGGAACGACGCCGACGGCCGCGGAGGCGGCCGGTCCACCGGCCCGGCCCAAGGCATCCCGACCTTCCCGGCCGTCACGGTCTTCCCGGCCGTCATGGTCTTCCCGGTCGTCACGGAGGATGCCGACCGTCTCGCGCAGCTCCTCCATCGCGGCCACCGAGGCGTCCCGCAGGATGCCCACCCCTTCCCGCTGGCGGTCGGTGAGGTCGGGATCGACCTGGAGAGCGCCCGCGTGCACGGTGATCAGGACGAGCTGGTGGCCGAGGCTGTCGTGCATGTCCTGGGCGATACGGCCCCGCTCCAGCAGGCGCGCCTGCCGGGCCACCATCGCCTGCTCGCGCACGAGCTGCTGATTCGTCCGCCCCAGCGCCTCCAGTAGCGAACGGCGCTGCGCCCGGTACCGGGCCATCAGCCCGGGAACGACCGCCAGTACGAGGAACGCGGCCGTGCTGAAGGCACCTGTGACGAGCGGCAGTTCGGCTTTCGCGCGGATCTCCTCATAGGTGGACAACGCGGCGTAGAGGAGAAGCGCGGAACCGTAGGCGGCGGCCAGGCGTCCGGGGCGCGTGACGCGGCTTCCGGCCGACCAGCTCGCGCAGACCAACAGGAGTGCCGCCGAGGGCAGTTGCGCCGCCATGACGGTGGAGGCGACCAGGACGGTCGCCGGGAAGACACGCCTGGCCGGCGACAGCAGGGCGACGCCCGTCACGATCAGGACGGTACGCACGCCGAACCCGGAACCCAGGGCGTCCAGCATCCCCGGAACACCGGCGAGGACGACGGCCAGCACGCTCTCCCCGGCGATCCTGGGGCGGCTCCACCGGGGCATCCGGGAGAGGCGCTCCCGGACAGGCCGGGCGATGCGGTCGGTCAGCGCTTCGTGCGATATCACGGGCCGACGATAGCCAGCGGCCTTGCGCACCACATCATCCCTGTGCAGGAGGCAGGAGCGACGAAAGTGAACAGGGCCAGGTGTGCCGGTGCCGGTGGGAGCACGCACGGGAGCGCCTTTGGTCGTCCCGGGGCGCGACTTTCCGGGGCTGCTCCGCAGGGGCCCGGGTCACGACGATGGTTCGGCAGCCGAGAGACGGCGGCGCGGAGGATGCGAGCAGAGGGAGACACCCCATGGAGACCACGCACCTGCAGGCGACCGACCGGTTCGTCGTGAGCCGGAAGACGGCCCTGATGACCAACGAGTACGTGGTGACGGCCGCCCGGTCCGACGGCACGGCGGGCGAGGTCGTCGCGTTCGCCCGGCAGACCCCGATGGCCCTCACGGAAGAGGTGACCATCTACACCGACGAGTCCCGGAAGTGGGTCCTGTGCACCTTCGAGGCCGACCAGATCATGGACGTGGGCGCGGTCTACACGGTGCGGGACGAGGACGGGCGGCCCATCGGTTCGTTCCGTGAGAAGACCATGACCTCGCTGCTGCGCTCGACCTGGGTCCTCGATCAGCCGGAACTCGCCGAGCTCACCGGGCGGGAGCGCAACGCGGCGCTGGCCGTGCTGCGCCGGGTCTGGGACTTCCTGCCGGGCACCGACTTCGTACCGTTCGCATGGCCGCGCCACTTCGACTTCGCCGAGGGCGACAAGCGCTGGATGGCGGTCGAGCGGAAGTTCGGGCTGCGCGACCGCTACCTGGTGGACATCGCGAGCGCGGGCCTCGACCGCCGTCTGGCCATCGCCCAGGCCGTGGCGCTGGACGCCCTGCGATGACATCGGAGGCCGGACATCGGATATCGGACGTCCGACGTCCGACGTCCGACGTCCGACGTCCGACGTCGGCGAGAAGAGGAACCCCCGGACCCGCGACCACATCCGCCACAGCCGGTTCAGACCCCGCCGGGACGCAGCCCGGCGTCCCGGGCGAGCAGCGCCGCCTGCACCCGGTTGTCGCAGCCGAGTTTGGCCAGGATGCGACTGACGTACGTCTTCACGGTGGCCTCGCTGGCGTGCAGCCGCCTGCCCGTGTCCGCGTTGGACAGCCCCTCCCCGAGGAGGGCCAGGACATCGCGTTCCCGCGCGGTCAGCTTCTCCAGGCGCCGTCTGGCCTCCTCCGCGCGGGCGGTCGCCTCCGGCGCCGAGATCGTGTCGACCACATGCCGGGTGGCCGTCGGCGAGAGGTAGGCGTTCCCCCCGGCCACCGCCCGTACAGCCTGGATCAGTTCACCGGGCGCGGAGTCCTTGAGCAGGAAGCCCGCACTGCCGTGCCCGAGCGCCCGCAGCACGTTGTCGCGTTCACCGAACGTCGTCAGCATCAGCACCCGTGCACCGGGCACGGACCGGCGCAGCTCCGCGAGGGCCGTCAGGCCGTCCATCACGGGCATCTGGATGTCCAGCAGCGCGACATCGACGGCGGTCTCGCGGACGGTCCGCACCGCCTCCCGGCCGTCGGCGGCCTCCGCGACCACGTCGATGTCGGCGGCCGAGGTGAGGATCGCCCGGATGCCGGCCCGGATGAGCGGCTCGTCATCGGCGATGAGGACCCGGATCACTAGGTCTCCTGCGCGGTAGCGGTAGCGGTGGGGAATTGGCGGGGAAGACGGATGGCACAGCGTGGCTATCATGCCCGGTCCGACCGCGGTGGAGCGGGCGGGGAGCCGGGAGGGCCAACCGAGCTCAACCTCCCGTACCCGGTTGTTCTCACCTGCGACGCACAGGCGTGCCCTCGCCCACAACCTGACCGGCTTGATCAACCGGCTGGTGTACTCGGACACCACCAGGATGCGCACGTGATGCCATAGCAGCGGAAGGAGTCGCCCGTGAGCTCACGGGCGATTTCCCCGCCCCCCTTCTCGTGATGACAAGGAACTGGGAGTTCTCGGTTCCGTTGAGACTGAACGGTACGGAAGCCTGGCTCCCTCACCGGCTCGGTCTGCCGGCGAATCAGCCGACGTCGTTCGCAGTCCTCCCGGAGAAGAGCCGTGTGGTGCTCTGGCGCAGGCGACGGGTGTCCAGCGAGGCAACCGAGGTGGCGGCCTGGATATGAGTTTCGAAGCAGGCACGGTGCGGGCGGAGCACCGCAGCGAGGTCGGGGTGGGACTCAGCGAACTCGGTCAGGTCGGCCAGGTCCCTGGTGGCCGCGTCGAAGAGTCGGCTGAGGTCACCGAGCTGTTTGACGAGTTCGCCAAGTCGACCGGCCGCTGTGGCGCCGACCAGCCCCAGAGCAAGGTCCCGGGGCGAACGCGGCGGATGGCTGACAAGACGGTCCACCGCCAGAATCTGGTGACGGTCCCGCCAAGGGGTGGCGGGCAGCCGGCTCAGGGCGCGGGAGACCGATGGGGCGTCCGCAAGCAACGGCTCCCGCGCCGACGGCCTTCCGAGGTTGCGGACGCCGAAACCGAACGTCGACAGGGCATGGCAGGCATGGCCCACGTCCCACCACATGGCCGAGTCGTCCAGGACGATCTCTTGGGACAGCAGGGAGACGACCCGGTCGTTGACGGCCGATGCGACGGCGCCGGCGCACTGAGGCTGCAGCCGGACCGCGAGCCGCAGCAACAGCACCCCCACATGCGGGTCGACGTGCTTCACCACCTTGGCCCAGCCGACCTCGTTGAGCGCGTCGAGCACCACCAGCGCCCCGGCATTGTCATCAAGGCTGGTCAGGAGGGCGGCGAGGCCGATGGCCGGTTCCAGATCGGCGAGAACAGCAAGCCTCAGCCGCCGTTCCAGCTTCCTGTGGTCGATCTTCGGAACCAGTTCGAGCGCCCAGCGCCGCTCCCACAGGGCCATGGTTCTCAGGATGTCCCGGATAACCCGCGGGCTGGAGACGGTGGTGATGATGAGCTTCTTCAGCTCGTACGTCGTCGTGGTCCAGTCCGCGTGGAGCGCTCTGCCGGGTCCGACGCCTATCCGCGCGAGGTGCAGGGCCGCCGTGTACTGCTCGGACGGGTTCTGCAGCAGCTGCAGTTCCTCGGTGAAGATCCTCATCAGCGTCGCGTCGCCGGTGAGCCCCTGGTAGACGGGCTCCCCCAAGCCCGCCAGGTCCTCGAGGGCCGCGAGCAGCCCGGCCGCCGCCACCGGGTTCTGGTACATCTCGCTGCGCGTCCGCCAGGCCAGACGTGACTCCTGCGTCGAGTGGACGGTGCGCATCGTGAGTCCGCCGTATCTGGTGAGCAGCCTGGTGACGAAGCCCCGGTCGACATGACCGAGGACACGCAGCAGCTGCGCGAACTCCCCACCGGTCCGAACTGAGTTGAGCCGGTCCATCCAGACGTCCGGACGGCCGGTGATCTTGCTTGTCCTCTGGAGGAGGGCCGCCCCGGAGATACCGTCGGTGTGCCGCATCGTGCGGGCTATCTCCCGGCATGCCTCAGCGACCGGGATGGTCTGCGCGTTTGCCAGGCGCTGCGCCAGTTCGCGAACGTCGAATGTCTGCGCGTACCGGCGGGGGGCTTGAGGGTAGAGAGCACGGGCCAGCCGGTGAAACTCCGCCTGCGCGTCCGGGGGATACCAGACGCTCATACCGTCCAGGAGATCGCCGATACCGACCTTTTCACGCAGTTTCTCCAGGAAACCCGTGCCCAGCTCGGGGTCGGCTCCGAGTCGCAGGGCAAGCCGGGGACCCCACACCCGTCGGGATGTGGTGAGGGTCTGCGTGACGATGTCGACCATCAGGTCCAGGCAGTTCACGCGGTACGAGACCTGCGCCTCCCACAAGCCTTTCACCACGTGGTACTTCACGGAGGGACGTGGGTCTGTCTGCAGCCAGTCGGCCACGGTCTCCTCACCGAACGCGTCACCGAGCCGCTGCGCGAAGGTCCTGCCGTGCTGGTGGTAGGGGTCCTCCACCGCAGACGTCACGGACAGCAGCATCCCCGCAGCCCTGGGGTCATTCTTCGCAGCTTGGGCCAGGCTCCTGATGAACGCCTCGTCGGGTTCGAGGTCGGCAGCACTGCGCACCGGTCGCCGGGCGGGAGCGGCCAACAGCAGGCAGGCGCACCAGGCGTGCAGGCTCTGTACCACCCTCAGAAGAGCGACGGTCTCCATCGGCGAGGCACGGCGCAGCAGGGCACGGAGCGCGTCCAGATAGCGGCCCCGGTCCCAACTGGTGTCCACGGCCCGCTTGAAGATCTCGTTGCGGTGCATACCCGAGGTCCGCCGCAGCTCCTGCAACGCGATGATGACGTCGCGGGGACTGCTGTGGTCGAGCGCGGGCTGGAGAAGGTCCTGGTACTCGTCGATCATTTCTGCCCACTCGGTCCGCTCCACCTGACGCCGCAACATCATTCCGGCGAGCATGACGGCGAATCCGTCCTGAGCCTTGACCCGGTACTCGGCCAGCAGTTCGGGTCCCGGCTCCCGGTCGACCGGGTGGTATCCGGCGGCGTCCTCGTAGTGGATCTCGGTGTCCTCCGCCACGCGCCGCCATAGCCGGCGCTGCAGCCGCAGGGCTCGCAGCACCAGGAAGTAATCGGCCACCCGGGTGGGGCTCAGGTCAGTGACGACCTCCGCGACTCGCTTGACGATGACCTCGTTCAGATCCGCGCTCTGGAACCACTCGATCAGGCTGAGTAGGTGGAGGCGTTCCTGAGCGGTTCCCTCACCGCTGCTGACAGCGGCGTTCACTTGAACCTTCAGCCACGAGGCGACGTCGTTGAAATCGAGTCGGCCGGTGGACATCGCGTGCCGGATCCCGCGGATGACGTTCACCAGGTCGTGCAGCCGAAGGGGAGCTGGATCTTCCTTGAGCCGCTGCGTCAGCTGCAGGACGAAGTCGTCGGCCGTCGCCTCGTCGAGAGAGGTGCCGAGCGCCGTCAGACAGCGGGCCAGTTCAACAACCTGCGCCCGTTGGAGCCAGTCGTGGAGCACGCCGTCGGCACGGGTGAGGTCAAGGAGGTCGGCCGCCACCTGGGCTCGGTAGAGCCGGGCGCCGAGCAGCCACAGGAGGACCTCGTGGGGGGCCTCACGCATCAGTGTCCCGACCCGGTGCCGCACCAGTTCGACGACCTTCTCCCGCACCCGTCGCTCGCCCGCCCGGGGCACCAGGTCGGGTTCTTCGGGGTCCTCCTCGATCTGCAGCACTCGTCGCAGTATCCGCTCGCTGTCCTCGACGCTCCCGACCCTCGCCAGCCCCTCCCCGGCCAGGAACTCGACACCGAGGACCTGTAGTTGATCCTCGGTGAGGTCGATGAGGGTCTCCTCGGGGACTGCCGCATGAATCAGGGAGGTCGCAGCGGCCCGGGCCACGGCCTCCTGTTCGCGAAGACCCAGCCCGTCGAAGCAGGCGAGGACGGGGTCATCGCCCCCGCCGGTACGCATCTGCCTGATGAGCACTCCGGGGTCCCGGGTGCCGTCCTCCCGTTCGATCTCGGCCAGCCCGGCCCGGCGGTCGAGAGTGCCGGGGTGAGCCCGGTTCGCCTGCTCGACAAAGGCCCTGAGGCGCGGCTTGCCCACAACGGACGGAACGATGTCGATGCTGTCCGTCTTCCACTCATTGGCGGCGGAGAGGTCGTACTCCAGAACGGCGAGCACGCTCGCCCGGACGGATTCCGACACCATGGGAAGCAGGTCGCCCACCGCGTTGTTGCCGCTTTGGAGCGGCAACAGGCCGTCCAGGATCAGAAGGCGGGGCTTGGTGGGTCCGTCCTGCTCCAGCAGAGCGGTCGCATGGTGGCAGGCTTCGATCAGCGGGTCACGGTCGGGCAGTTCGCCACGGCGGGACCGGAGCGCCTGCACCTGCCAGCCCTGGCCTCGCAGCTCTTCGGCCAGCAGCCGGGTGATGGTGGTCTTCCCACTGCGCACAGCGCCGCCGATCACGGCCAGGCGCCTGCTGTCAGCGGCCCGCTTCCGGGGGACAGCCTGCTTTCCGACCGTGGCCTTCGCCCTGCGGTGCGCGCCGTCCGGCCCGGACTCTTTCGGCTTCTCCCCGTGGAAGAATGTCACAAGCTCGCCGACCTGGCTCATCGGGATGTCACCGGACCGGGGCTCCAGCGGATCGGGCACCCAGCCCAGGCGCGCCAGCTCCTCGACGTGGCGAGCGCGCTTCCAGGTGACCCAGCGCGAGCCCCAGACGGCTGTGGCGGCAGCGTCCAGGGTCGGCTCGGCGGGCACGTCGGCGGGCGATGCTCGCTCGTCTCCTGGGCCTGCCAGGACCCAACCACTCTCAGTGGGGGCGAGGACGGTGGTGATGCCCATCTGTCCGAACGCCTCCACTCTGCCGGACAGCTCCGTCGACCGCATCGGCGCGAAGAGCTGACCCTCCGTCCGGGCGCCGACGGCCAGGATGCCGGGGCGGGGAAGACCCGTGGTCTCCGCGAGGATGTCGAGTGCATAGCCGAGCGCGATCGCGGGGTCATCAGCAAAGTGCGAGGCGGGCCACACGCCGACCGGCAAGGGTGGTCTCCCCGCCGGGCCGACGACTCCGAAGCCGGTGAGGAGCCCCACTGCCGCTTCCCATGCCGCCACGAGGTGCGGGCCGGCCCACGTCTGGGGCCTGACCCACTCCGGTGGACCGGCCGGGAGCAGCCTGTCCACGGCCGGTTCCACTGCGGCTGCCATTACCTCCGCGATCTTCCCGGACGCTATGGTCTCCACCCTGCCCGCCGGACCCGTCGCGTCCAGTCCGTCGGTCAAGGTGATCGCGAGGTGTCCTCCGGGCACGTCGAACACCGCCGCACGCGTCGGTGCCCTCCGGGGACTTGCTTCGTCGGCCTCGGCCTCCGGAGGGGAAGCCGCGGGGCCCTGGGCCCACAATGTCGCGAGCTGGTCCAGTACTTCCTCGGACAGCTCGTGGATGACGCGACGCAACGGGCCGGGTACCCCCGCTGAGCCGTCGAGTTCCGGCGACTCGGCTGCAGCCCGCTGGGCATCGCCGTCCAAGTAGGCATCGACGAGGAGGGCGAGCCCACTGTTCTCGGCCACCGTCAGCCAGCCCGGCAGAGAGACAGCGGCGTCCGGCCCGTCCAGCAGTGTGCCGAGCCAACCGTCGTCCAGATCGAACTCCCCTAGGGCATCTGCGAGTTCCTGCCCGTCGATGGTCCGGGCGGCCGCCTGGTTCAGCAACAGAAGGAGTCCGGCCAGCCGATCGCGGACGAACGCGCTGCCGGGCGTACGAGCCGAGGTGTGTGGTGCTGTTTCCATCCTGATTGCCTCCTGGTGCCGTTACCGCGTCCCACCGGGCACGGGACTCTGACCGGTCCGGACGCGCAGCAGGGCGAGCGCGCCGGACGTGGCCACGATCAGGCC carries:
- a CDS encoding catalase/peroxidase HPI — its product is MTENHESHVFDPVTPDSPETAIPEVPEAQASGCPVAHGRAPHPTQGGGNRQWWPDRLNLKILAKNPAVANPLGEEFDYAAAFQALDLPAVKRDIAEVLTTSQDWWPADFGNYGPLMIRMAWHSAGTYRISDGRGGAGAGQQRFAPLNSWPDNGNLDKARRLLWPVKKKYGQALSWADLLILTGNVALETMGFKTFGFAGGREDVWESEEDVYWGPETTWLDDERYTGDRELENPLGAVQMGLIYVNPEGPNGNPDPIAAARDIRETFRRMAMNDEETVALIAGGHTFGKTHGAGPAESVGADPEGAPLEEQGLGWRSSYKSGKGGDAITSGLEVTWTSTPTKWGNEFFHNLFAYEYELTKSPAGAHQWVAKDAEATIPDAHDASKKHKPQMLTTDLSLRFDPAYEQISRRFHENPEEFADAFARAWYKLTHRDMGPIQRYLGPEVPSEVLLWQDPLPARTEEPLDAAEAAALKEQILATDLTVAQLVSAAWASAASFRGSDKRGGANGARVRLEPQRGWEANDPDELAQVLRALEGIKESFDAKGGKKVSLADLIVLAGNAAVEQAAKDAGVEVEVPFTPGRVDATQEQTDIESFAALEPAYDGFRNYVGKGTRLPAEYLLLDRANLLTLSAPETTVLVGGLRVLGANTGGSKHGVLTDRPGTLTNDFFVNLLDLGITWKSTSSAQDEFEARDASGQVKWTGTRADLVFGSNSELRALAEVYASDDARQKFVTDFVAAWAKVMDLDRFDLV
- a CDS encoding DNA-binding response regulator — translated: MIRVLIADDEPLIRAGIRAILTSAADIDVVAEAADGREAVRTVRETAVDVALLDIQMPVMDGLTALAELRRSVPGARVLMLTTFGERDNVLRALGHGSAGFLLKDSAPGELIQAVRAVAGGNAYLSPTATRHVVDTISAPEATARAEEARRRLEKLTARERDVLALLGEGLSNADTGRRLHASEATVKTYVSRILAKLGCDNRVQAALLARDAGLRPGGV